Proteins from one Capsicum annuum cultivar UCD-10X-F1 unplaced genomic scaffold, UCD10Xv1.1 ctg4680, whole genome shotgun sequence genomic window:
- the LOC124892407 gene encoding flowering time control protein FY-like codes for MALVNFQQASAIVPLCAKLPGLNNWHFSKLCVALGPKMGLQFQNFTQGCQEECSLSDGEDNLVKLWDAKSGKELLSFHGHTNTVLCVKWNQNGNWILSSAKDQIIKLYDIRAMKDLESFCGHQNDVTLLAWHPFHEEYFVSGSYDSSIFHWLVGHEAPEVEITNAHETGVWDLSWHPIGYLLCSGSNDQTTKFWCRKRSGDSARDKFNLGQQGLGDQNNVLGHMPGNFPGLEAPSTPGAFAFGILQTEGTIPGVGTAVPLSIPSLDSSPQGEQKTSMPVSMPLGDPPLPHGPHPSLLASNQQ; via the exons tcaattTTCAGCAAGCCTCTGCGATAGTCCCGCTttgtgccaaacttccaggtctcaatAATTGGCATTTTTCCAAGCTCTGCGTCGCGCTGGGGCCAAAAATGGGGCTCCAGTTTCAGAATTTcactcaagg CTGCCAAGAAGAGTGCTCGTTATCTGATGGAGAAGATAATCTTGTTAAACTTTGGGATGCCAAGTCAGGGAAGGAGCTTTTGTCATTTCACGGGCATACGAATACCGTTCTCTGCGTGAAGTGGAATCAGAATGGTAACTGGATCCTTTCTTCTGCCAAGGATCAAATTATCAAGCTTTATGACATAAGGGCTATGAAGGATCTTGAGTCGTTCTGTGGGCATCAGAACGACGTGACATTATTGGCCTGGCATCCGTTTCATGAAGAATATTTCGTCAGCGGAAGCTATGATAGTTCAATATTTCATTGGCTTGTGGGGCATGAAGCTCCTGAAGTAGAAATTACAAATGCACATGAAACTGGTGTGTGGGATCTTTCATGGCACCCAATTGGTTACCTCCTTTGCAGTGGCAGCAATGATCAGACAACAAAGTTCTGGTGCAGAAAAAGGTCTGGCGACTCCGCTCGTGATAAATTCAATTTAGGGCAGCAAGGTTTGGGTGATCAAAACAATGTTCTTGGTCACATGCCTGGTAATTTTCCAGGTCTTGAGGCCCCCTCAACCCCTGGAGCATTTGCCTTCGGTATATTACAAACTGAGGGTACAATACCTGGAGTTGGAACTGCAGTGCCTCTGTCTATCCCATCACTTGATTCATCACCTCAAGGAGAACAGAAAACTTCAATGCCAGTTTCAATGCCTTTAGGAGATCCTCCTCTTCCTCATGGTCCACATCCATCTCTTCTTGCAAGTAATCAGCAATAA